From the Lathyrus oleraceus cultivar Zhongwan6 chromosome 4, CAAS_Psat_ZW6_1.0, whole genome shotgun sequence genome, one window contains:
- the LOC127137629 gene encoding uncharacterized protein LOC127137629, which yields MAHSRASSSSTDPALDQTSPYFVHPSDGPGSVTVLSKLTGSNYHSWALSMKRALGGKMKIEFIDGSLPILVDSFDPSLHAWNRCNMLSIVFMENALDVWNNLKEWFSQGDLICISELQQEIYNLKQETKSVTDFFSDLKILWEELDLYLPLPTCTCCIKCSCEAMRSARSHHELLQIIIFLTAPYSNDKSQTLINVADSKRFRARNNAFKHGVRVCTFCGKTNHTVENCFKKHGVPPHMQKQFQNSANNVVSDGNNDGSSSHGADIQSDNSPMTQGQSSALMDLIQKSSLGQSSGHASSNQVVVGHPSTGNTYHCMHSSSSSSWIIDSGATYHICSFVQWFHSHKKIIPITVRFPNGQCLVANHSGTVYFSPDFIVHNVLLISEFSLNLLSVSKLCESSNYNVNFLKSQCVTQDKMTMKMTRFAEQKDGLYYLTLRDNDSPATHTPDLTSALAANVILPDKALWHFRLGHLSQNRLLYLHSQFPFIKVNRKDVCDVCCYARQRKLPYIVSNNRVAHPYDLIHFDI from the exons ATGGCCCATTCTCgagcttcatcttcatcaactgATCCTGCTTTGGATCAAACTTCACCCTACTTTGTCCACCCCAGCGATGGCCCTGGTTCCGTTACAGTTCTTTCGAAACTCACTGGTTCCAACTATCATTCATGGGCTCTAAGCATGAAGAGGGCTCTTGGTGGCAAAATGAAGATTGAGTTCATTGATGGATCTCTTCCTATTCTAGTTGATTCTTTCGATCCATCTCTGCATGCTTGGAATCGCTGCAACATGCTT TCTATAGTTTTCATGGAGAACGCGCTTGATGTATGGAACAATTTGAAAGAATGGTTTTCCCAGGGTGATCTCATATGTATTTCTGAGCTGCAGCAAGAAATTTACAACCTAAAGCAAGAAACCAAATCAGTAACTGATTTTTTCTCTGATCTTAAAATTCTTTGGGAAGAACTGGATCTGTATTTGCCTTTACCAACTTGTACTTGTTGCATAAAGTGTTCCTGTGAAGCTATGCGCAGTGCAAGATCTCATCACGAGCTATTGCAAATTATCATATTCTTGACTG CTCCCTATTCCAATGATAAGTCTCAAACACTAATTAATGTTGCTGATTCCAAGAGATTTAGAGCAAGAAATAATGCATTCAAGCATGGTGTTCGCGTTTGCACATTTTGTGGCAAGACTAACCACACTGTTGAAAATTGCTTCAAGAAACATGGTGTTCCACCTCATATGCAGAAACAGTTTCAGAATTCAGCTAACAATGTGGTATCAGATGGAAATAATGATGGATCTTCATCTCATGGTGCTGACATTCAAAGTGACAATTCACCTATGACTCAAGGTCAATCCAGTGCTCTAATGGATCTAATTCAGAAATCAAGTCTTGGCCAATCTTCAGGACATGCTTCTTCCAACCAAGTTGTTGTTGGTCATCCATCAACAGGTAACACATATCATTGCATGCATAGTAGTAGTAGTAGTTCTTGGATCATTGATTCAGGAGCTACTTATCACATATGTAGTTTTGTCCAATGGTTTCATTCACATAAGAAAATTATCCCCATCACTGTTAGATTTCCAAATGGACAATGCCTTGTTGCTAACCACTCTGGCACAGTTTATTTTTCTCCTGATTTCATTGTGCATAATGTTCTTTTGATCTCTGAATTTTCTCTAAACTTATTATCTGTTTCAAAGTTGTGTGAATCCTCTAATTATAATGTCAATTTCCTCAAATCACAATGTGTCACACAGGACAAAATGACCATGAAGATGACTCGTTTTGCTGAGCAGAAAGATGGATTGTACTATCTAACACTGAGAGATAATGATTCACCTGCTACACACACACCTGATTTAACTTCTGCCCTAGCAGCCAATGTCATCTTACCTGATAAAGCCTTATGGCATTTTAGATTAGGACACTTATCTCAAAATAGATTATTGTACCTACATTCCCAATTTCCTTTTATCAAAGTTAATCGTAAAGATGTCTGTGATGTCTGTTGCTATGCTAGACAAAGAAAACTTCCTTATATTGTTAGTAATAATAGGGTTGCACACCCTTATGACTTGATCCATTTTGACATTTAG
- the LOC127075561 gene encoding MLP-like protein 43 has product MVLFGKLITELGIKTPADKFFKLFASELHEVQNLCEKVHHTKLHEGDEWHDTDTVKHWTYVIDGEVHTCHESIEEVDEQNKKMTFKLFGGDIDKHHKVFKLTLQVIDKANDGTDVAKWTVEYEKISEDIEPPNGWMDYLSKCTRDIDAHLSKARAI; this is encoded by the exons ATGGTCCTCTTTGGTAAACTTATTACAGAACTTGGGATCAAAACACCTGCTGACAAGTTCTTCAAACTATTTGCATCAGAACTTCACGAAGTACAAAACCTTTGCGAAAAAGTTCATCATACCAAACTGCATGAAGGTGATGAGTGGCATGACACTGATACGGTTAAACACTGGACTTATGTTATAG ATGGTGAGGTACACACATGTCATGAGAGTATTGAAGAAGTTGATGAACAGAACAAAAAAATGACTTTCAAGCTATTTGGTGGAGACATTGATAAGCACCATAAGGTCTTTAAGCTCACCCTTCAAGTAATTGATAAGGCTAATGACGGTACTGATGTTGCTAAATGGACTGTGGAATATGAGAAAATCAGTGAGGATATTGAGCCTCCAAATGGATGGATGGACTACCTTAGCAAATGCACTAGAGATATTGATGCTCATCTTTCCAAGGCAAGGGCCATTTGA